A single window of Penaeus chinensis breed Huanghai No. 1 chromosome 9, ASM1920278v2, whole genome shotgun sequence DNA harbors:
- the LOC125028823 gene encoding tetraspanin-9-like, which yields MGRSAEMGSCGKCVRFFMFAMNFVIWLASIAILVLGIWTVVDRPYLEQLLGNDLYITAAYILIATGCVIFFVSFLGCFGALKEIKCMLLSYFIIVLLLFIIVLIGGILGYVFKDKASVSVKNTMTSAMRDYKPDTDIPITKAWDETQQAMKCCGITEQSEWLKYNRNFKQSGNKVPKSCCKNDPNTGKVLECQNSPTEDNSYTEGCYKKARDFVQGQAVIIGGVGIAVAFIMLIGLILSIILFKLIN from the exons ATGGGGCGCAGCGCGGAGATGGGGTCGTGCGGCAAGTGCGTGCGTTTCTTCATGTTCGCGATGAACTTCGTTATCTGG cTCGCCAGCATAGCGATCCTGGTGCTGGGCATCTGGACGGTGGTGGACCGGCCGTACCTCGAGCAGCTCCTCGGGAACGACCTGTACATCACCGCCGCCTACATCCTCATCGCCACCGGATgcgtcatcttcttcgtctccttcctcggGTGCTTCGGGGCGCTCAAGGAGATCAAGTGCATGCTGCTCTCC TATTTCATCATCGTTCTCCTGCTgttcatcatcgtcctcatcggCGGCATCCTCGGCTACGTGTTCAAGGACAAGGCGTCCGTCAGCGTCAAGAACACCATGACGAGCGCCATGCGGGACTACAAGCCTGACACCGACATCCCCATCACCAAGGCCTGGGACGAGACCCAGCAGGCG ATGAAGTGCTGTGGCATCACGGAGCAGAGTGAGTGGCTAAAATACAACAGAAACTTCAAACAATCCGGCAACAAGGTTCCAAAGTCTTGCTGCAAGAATGACCCCAACACTGGAAAG GTTCTTGAATGTCAGAACAGCCCAACAGAAGACAATTCGTACACAGAAGGCTGCTACAAGAAGGCCAGAGATTTCGTCCAGGGCCAAGCAGTTATTATAGGGGGCGTGGGCATAGCCGTTGCCTTTATAATG ctGATTGGCCTCATCTTATCCATCATCCTCTTCAAGCTAATCAACTAA